One Halomonas zincidurans B6 genomic window, CTGCCCCTCTGGGTGGGTGACCGTATTCGGGTCTTTGTCTGTCTTCACGATCGATCCTCGAGATGTCATCGCCTACTCGCGGTTCTTCATGTTCGGCCCTTGGTGCCGGGGTGAATCGACACTTACTATGGCCTCGGCTGACGTCTGGCAGTCCATCCCGTCGCCTCGCGACGCCGGTAGCACAGCGGCAGACCACCCGACCTCCCAGGGTAAGACGCGCGACGTTGTTCGGCGCATCCTTGCGCCTCACCTTTCAGGCTGACGCTCAAATTCGTTCCCGACGAATTGGTCCCGCTTATGCCTGTCGGATCTACGCCATGACGTTCCGTGCAAGTATTGGGCTTTGATGAATTGGGCCATCTCACCCCATCATGACGCCTCGTATCCGCTTCCTGTTCAGCTGGGCGCCCCCGTCGAGCCCGCGTTTTGCCTCGGGCTTCCTTCAGATTCCCCTTCGCAGGAGACACCCTTGCCGTCGGCTAGCACTTCCCCTTGCCGGGCGTGCAGGGGACTTTCACCCAGGTCATCCCGGAGCACCACCTCCGGGAACAGTGCCAGTCAGGCACTGCGCGCCATGCCTGGCGCACGATAATAAAACGCCCGCGCGGGGCGGGCGTTAGATGCATCGAAGCGAGAAGTACGTCAGTCGGTCGACTGATCGGGGGTAGTAGGCTCGGCATTCACCTGATCGGGCGCCGGCTTGCCCTTCATCTTGCGCATCGCGGCCATGGCCGGCCCCGACACCACATAGCAGGCAAACAGCGTCAGCAGCATTACCGACGGCTCGAGCGAGATCACCACGAAGCCCAGCACGATCGCCAGCAGGGCCACGAACGGCACCGGCCCCTTGAGATCGACCTCCTTGAAGCTGTAGTAGCGGATATTGCTGACCATCAGCACGCCGGCACAGACCACCACGAAGGTCATCAGCAGCTTGAAGGCGTAGGCCTCAATATCGAAGTTGTGAAAGACCCAGACACAGCCGGCGACCAGGGCGGCGGCCGAGGGGCTGGGCAGACCGATGAACCATTTCTTGTCGGTGGAGCCGATCTGCACGTTGAAGCGCGCCAGACGCAGCGCCGAACAGGCGACATACAGAAACGCGGCGATCCAGCCGAATTTGCCGACATCCTGCAGAATCCAGGTGAAGGCCACCACCGCCGGCGCCACCCCGAACGAGAGCATGTCGGCCAAGCTGTCGTACTCGGCGCCGAAAGCGCTCTGGGTATTGGTCATGCGAGCGACCCGGCCATCGACGCCATCAAGCACCATCGACACGAACACGGCGATGGCCGCGGCCGAAAAACTGCCATTGATCGCCGCGACTACGGCAAAGAATCCCGAAAACAGCGCCGAGGTCGTGAACAGATTGGGCAACAGGTAGATGCCGCGTCGCCGAACCTTCTTGCCATTCTCGACGGTTTCCTCGACGACGTCGGTCTCGCGCGCGAAATCGGCAAACTCGTTGCTGGAGGCCGAGGCCTTGTTCTCGGGCTTGTCCTGCTGGGCGTCCTGGGTCATTGCTCTCATTCCGTTGCCAACCTGCATGTCGTCTCATTCTACACACTAGCTAGGCTAACGATAGGCATCGCACCCTGCCGCACAAACCAGCCAGGGGGCGAAAACCCGCGCCCTGGCTGGTTGGAATGCCGCAAGCCGACGGGCTAGTTCTTGCTCTTGTCGACCAGCTGGTTGGCGGCGATCCACGGCATCATCGAGCGCAGCTTCTCGCCGACCTGCTCGATCGGCAGCTCGGCATTGAGCCGGCGCCGGGCGTGCATCGACGGGTAGTTGGTGTTGCCTTCCTGAATGAACATCTTGGCGTATTCGCCGCTCTGGATGCGCTTCAAGGCATTGCGCATCGCTTCACGGGACTGCTCGTTGATGATCTCCGGGCCGGTCACGTATTCGCCGTACTCGGCATTGTTGGAGATCGAGTAGTTCATGTTGGCGATGCCGCCTTCGTACATCAGGTCGACGATCAGCTTGAGTTCGTGCAGGCACTCGAAGTAGGCCATCTCCGGTGCGTAGCCGGCTTCGGTCAGGGTCTCGAAACCGGCCTTGACCAGCTCGACGGCGCCGCCGCACAGCACGGCCTGCTCGCCGAACAGGTCGGTTTCGGTCTCGTCCTTGAAGGTGGTCTCGATGATCCCGCTGCGCCCGCCGCCGATCGCCGCCGCGTAGGACAACGCCAGTTCCTTGGCGGAACCGGAGGCGTCCTGCTGGATGGCGATCAGGTCGGGAATGCCGCCGCCGCGAGTAAACTCCGAGCGCACCGTATGACCCGGCGCCTTGGGTGCAATCATGATCACGTCGAGATCATTGCGCGGAATGATCTGATTGTAATGGATGTTGAAGCCATGCGCGAAGGCCAGCGTGGCGCCCTGCTTGAGATTCGGCTCGATCTGCTGTTCGTAGATCGCCTTCTGGTTCTCGTCGGGGGCCAGCATCATGACCACATCGGCCTCGCGGCTGGCATCGGCGACGGTGGCCACCTTGAGCCCGGCCGACTCGGCCTTGTCGGCCGATGATGAGCCCTCGCGCAGCGCCACGGTGACCTCGACGCCGGATTCCTTGAGGTTGTTGGCGTGGGCATGGCCCTGCGAGCCGTAGCCGACGATGGCGACTTTCTTGGCCTGAACCAGCGACAGATCGCAATCTTTATCGTAATAAACGCGCATGGCGTACTCCGCAATTCGTTGAGTAGGGGGTTGTGTCAGCGTTGATGGCCTGCCGTCTAGCGCGGCGTGGTCAAACATTGAGGGTACGATACGGCAGACATTGCATTGCGTAAAACGCTATATTTGCAATACCACGATTCACTAAATGAAATACCAACATGGATCTACGCCCACTGCGTCATTTTCTGGCGCTGGCCGAAACGCTGCACTTCGGTCGCGCCAGCGACGCCTGCCACGTCAGCCCATCGACGCTCAGTCGCAGCTTGCGCCAGCTCGAGACCCGCCTCGGCGTGCGCCTGATCGAGCGCGACAATCGCACCGCCTATCTGACTCGCGAAGGTAGGCTATTTCAGCAATACGCGCGAGACGCCCTCGAGCAGTGGGCGGCGCTGCGCCAGACCCTGATGGAGGAAGCCGGCGAACTGGCCGGCGAGATCAGCATCTACTGTTCGGTAACGGCGAGCTACAGCTTTCTCTATGAACTACTCAGCGAATTCCGCCTGCGCCATCCGCGCATCGAACTCAAGCTGCACACCGGCGACCCGGCCGATGCGATTGCCCGCATCCTGGGTGGCGACGAGGACATGGCGATCAGCGCCCGCCCCGAGACACTGCCGGCACCGCTCGCCTTCAAGCCGATCGCCACCTCGCCACTGGTGTTCATCGCCCCCCGCGAGGCCACGGATTGGCTGCCGGCGGAGATCCAGCCGCCGCTGGCCGCGGCCTGGGCGGACACGCCGATGATCCTTTCGGAGTCGGGGCTGGCCCGCGAGCGTACCGACGCCTGGTTCCGCAGCCTCGGCATCAAGCCGCGCATCTACGCCCAGGTCGCCGGCAACGAGGCGATCGTCAGCATGGTCGGGCTGGGATTCGGCGTCGGCGTGGTGCCGCAGATCGTGCTCGACAATAGTCCGCTGGCCGATCGCGTACGCACGCTCGACGTCAGCCCTCGGCTCGCGCCTTACGACGTGGGACTCTGCGTGCTCGACAAGAAACTGCGCACCCCGCTGATCCATGCGCTGTGGACCCAGGTAGCCGATGCGCCCCGTCAGGCCGACGCCTGAGCGCGGCGCTACCGCCTGTCCACCCAATCGGGATAGAGGGGAGCCATTAGGCTCCGCCCCTCCCACACCACCCGGCATGCGGGTCCGCACCGGGCGGTTCGAGAAGTTGAGGTCATGAGAGACGCGGCACGCCCAACCGGTCAAAGTAGGCAATCGTCAGCACATTGTGAATAGCAGACCGACTATTATGCCACCAGCGGCGACTCAGGGCCGCCACCGATCGTGCAACCCAGGGACTCGCGCCAAGGCGCAATAGCTCCCGGTGGATAGTCTTTCCCCGCCGCCACTGTTTTAGGTGTAGGGCTCTCAGGCGACGGCGCAACCACTCATCCAGTGATCGCCAGATGCGTGGCGTTTGCGCCAACCTGAAGTATCCCTTCCACCCCAACAGGTAGCTGCGGAGCTTTTCCACGACCTGCGTAATGCTGCGTCCTCCGTTGCGTCGGGTCAGTTGCCTGACCCTCCGCTTGAACGTCTGCAACGCTTTCGCTGATACCGTGCGCCGGACATCTCCGTCCCTCGTTTGCCACAAGGCATAGCCAAGGAACTTGCGCCCGAACACGCGAGTTACCGCGCTTTTGGATTCGTTGATCTTCAAGCGCAGTCTGTCGTAGTAACGCCGCAACAGAGCCATCACCCGCTCGCCCGCTTTGTGACTGCGCACGTAAACGTTGCAGTCATCGGCGTAACGGGCAAAGCGATGCCCTCGGCGTTCCAGTTCCCGATCCACCTCGTCCAGCAGAACGTTAGCCAGTAACGGCGACAACGGCCCGCCTTGCGGCGTCCCCTCTACTCGCCGGATGGTCACGCCGCCATCCATAATACCCGCATTCAGGTACGCGCGAACCAACCGGACAACGCCGGCGTCGTTCACGCGTTTCTTCAGGCGGTCGATCAGGATGTCGTGGTTGACCCGGTCGAAGAATTTCGACAAGTCGACATCCACCACGACGTGGCAGCCCTGCTGGACGTAGCGTTGTGCAGCCAGTATGGCATCGTGTGCCCGGCGGCCCGGGCGGAAGCCGTAGCTGTGTTCGCTGAAGGTCGGATCGATCCGAGGTTGCAGCATTTGCAGCAGTGCTTGTTGAATCAGACGGTCGGTCACGGTGGGAATACCCAACTCCCGCTCACTGCCGTCCGGTTTGGGGATGCCTACCCGACGAACCGGCTGTGGCCGATAACGACCTTCCAGCAGCTGTTGCCGGAGATCGGGCCAGGCCCATCGCAGGTATTCGGCTGTCTGGGCAATGTCCAGACCGTCGATACCCGCCGCTCCCTTGTTGGCCTTCACGCGCTTCCATGCCCGCTGCATATTCTCTCGTGCGAACGCCTGTTCAAGCAGGCTTCGCCCTGCGCCCTTCGATTCTTGTCGCGGGGTAAGCGCCGTTAAACCGACCCACTTGCCCTAACCGTATTGAGCCACTTTTTTTGAAGCGGGCAGCGTCGCGTTCCAGGGCAAGAGTGTTTCGAGTTGTTCGAGGGTAACCGCATCGGCTATGTGCGTTAGCACATGGTGAATATAAGCGGATGGCTCCAGGCCGTTGGCCTTGGCGGTTTCGATCAGCGAGTAACAGGTGGCACTCGCTTTAGCCCCTTGCGGGGTATCGGCGAACAGCCAGGCCTTCCTTCCGACCGCAAATGGTCGGATGGCGTTTTCTGCCAGCACGTTGCTGATCTGCAAGTCGCCGCGCTCGCAGTAGCCAACCAGGGTGTCCCACTGGTTGAGGGTATAATCAATGGCCTTGCGGGTGAGCATGCCTTTCATCACCTTGGGGGCATTTTTCTCCAACCAGGCCTTGAAGGCGTTCAGTAGCGGCAGGCTTTTTTCCTGGCGCACCCGGTAACGCTCGGCATCACTCAGCGCCTGCGCCGCTTTTTCAACCGCGTACAGCTTGCGGATATGGCTCAGGGCCACATCGGCTTTTGACGGCTGGCCTTTCTTGCCCTTGGCCGGCGCGGCTCGGGACGCTTCCACGAACTTGCGTCGGGCATGATCCCAACATCCGATTCGGCTCAGATTATTGTCACGGCACACCTTGCCATAGCCGGAGTAGCCATCGGCTTGCAGAATGCCCTGGAAGTCATCCAGCAGGCGCACCGGTACCTTGCCACCTCGTGAGGGGTCATACTCGAACAGAACCGAGGGTTTTCCCGGTGGACCACCCCGGGTGACCCACATCCATTTGTCGGATTGGGCTGTCTTGCCGTCTTCCTTGAGTACCTGGATCCGGGTTTCATCCGCCTGCAGGTAATCGCTGCTGTTCTGGGTTTCCCGCATCAGGTTGATCAGCGGCTGGAACACGTTGTCCAGTCGGATGATCCAGTGGGCCATGCTGGTTCGGCTGACTTCGTGGCCCAGGCGTTTGAGCATCTGCTCCTGTCGGTATAACGGTAGCCCGTCGGCGTACTTGGAGGTGATGAGGTAGGCCAGCAACGAGGGGGTGGCGATGCACTTGCCCAGCGGGTGAGCCGGACGGGCTGCCGCCACCATGCGTTCCTCACCCTCCTGCTCGAACACCGCCTTTTCCTGCCAGTACTCCAGCACTTTCAACTGGGCCGGGATGAATTCCAGCTCTTCCTTCACTTTGGTGAAGAAGGCCTTGCTGGCACCGGCTTTCTCTTCGTCACTGAGGGTCAGCTCAATACGCTCACGCAGCAGTTTGTCACAGAAGCCGCGTTGGCGGCGCTTTCGTGACCGGCGGGGCGCTTCTTCCTCGGCCTCGTCGGCCAGGTCATCGCGGAGTTCATCAATCTCAACTTCCAGCTCGGCTTCATCAAACAGCATGATCTGATGGGGCTGCTTTTCACTACTGGCCGCGAATTGCTGGATCTTTTTATGTCGCAGTAGCTCTTCAAGGATCTCGATGCGGGCGTCCCGGCTCTGGATGGCCTGATCGCGCTGCTCCAGTGCTGATGCCTGAGATTTCAGCCTGGCCTGCTGGTTCAGAAAGGCTTCTTCTTTCGAGGCGAGTCGCTGCTGAAGATCACTGATAACAGTCGCCATTTCAGCGGCAGAGAGGCTGCTGAAATCAGGAGTTGAAGAGGCGTTATCAGGCGTTGTTTTCATAACGGAATTATAGCAAAAACAACGATCTGTAGCACGTAAAAAGTGCTATCCCACGCTCTCGTAATGCAGGGTTTTGTGCCCTCGCAACAGGGTAATGTCATACCCGTCCAGCAACCAGTTGATCTGCTCGCCAGTCAGCGGCATCAGGTCATCCGACGGGCCAGGCCACTTGAATCGCTCCTCGGCCAGGGCCTTGTAATACAGCACAAAGCCATTGTCTTCCCACATCAGACACTTGATCTTGTTCCGCTGCCGGTTAGTGAAGGCATAGAAGGCGCCGGAGAACGGGCTGT contains:
- the ilvC gene encoding ketol-acid reductoisomerase translates to MRVYYDKDCDLSLVQAKKVAIVGYGSQGHAHANNLKESGVEVTVALREGSSSADKAESAGLKVATVADASREADVVMMLAPDENQKAIYEQQIEPNLKQGATLAFAHGFNIHYNQIIPRNDLDVIMIAPKAPGHTVRSEFTRGGGIPDLIAIQQDASGSAKELALSYAAAIGGGRSGIIETTFKDETETDLFGEQAVLCGGAVELVKAGFETLTEAGYAPEMAYFECLHELKLIVDLMYEGGIANMNYSISNNAEYGEYVTGPEIINEQSREAMRNALKRIQSGEYAKMFIQEGNTNYPSMHARRRLNAELPIEQVGEKLRSMMPWIAANQLVDKSKN
- the ltrA gene encoding group II intron reverse transcriptase/maturase, translated to MQRAWKRVKANKGAAGIDGLDIAQTAEYLRWAWPDLRQQLLEGRYRPQPVRRVGIPKPDGSERELGIPTVTDRLIQQALLQMLQPRIDPTFSEHSYGFRPGRRAHDAILAAQRYVQQGCHVVVDVDLSKFFDRVNHDILIDRLKKRVNDAGVVRLVRAYLNAGIMDGGVTIRRVEGTPQGGPLSPLLANVLLDEVDRELERRGHRFARYADDCNVYVRSHKAGERVMALLRRYYDRLRLKINESKSAVTRVFGRKFLGYALWQTRDGDVRRTVSAKALQTFKRRVRQLTRRNGGRSITQVVEKLRSYLLGWKGYFRLAQTPRIWRSLDEWLRRRLRALHLKQWRRGKTIHRELLRLGASPWVARSVAALSRRWWHNSRSAIHNVLTIAYFDRLGVPRLS
- the pssA gene encoding CDP-diacylglycerol--serine O-phosphatidyltransferase: MTQDAQQDKPENKASASSNEFADFARETDVVEETVENGKKVRRRGIYLLPNLFTTSALFSGFFAVVAAINGSFSAAAIAVFVSMVLDGVDGRVARMTNTQSAFGAEYDSLADMLSFGVAPAVVAFTWILQDVGKFGWIAAFLYVACSALRLARFNVQIGSTDKKWFIGLPSPSAAALVAGCVWVFHNFDIEAYAFKLLMTFVVVCAGVLMVSNIRYYSFKEVDLKGPVPFVALLAIVLGFVVISLEPSVMLLTLFACYVVSGPAMAAMRKMKGKPAPDQVNAEPTTPDQSTD
- the tnpB gene encoding IS66 family insertion sequence element accessory protein TnpB (TnpB, as the term is used for proteins encoded by IS66 family insertion elements, is considered an accessory protein, since TnpC, encoded by a neighboring gene, is a DDE family transposase.) encodes the protein MRNRYLRPSWDLPEIYLYRTPVDFRKQANGLALIVEQELGHSPFSGAFYAFTNRQRNKIKCLMWEDNGFVLYYKALAEERFKWPGPSDDLMPLTGEQINWLLDGYDITLLRGHKTLHYESVG
- the tnpC gene encoding IS66 family transposase, whose amino-acid sequence is MKTTPDNASSTPDFSSLSAAEMATVISDLQQRLASKEEAFLNQQARLKSQASALEQRDQAIQSRDARIEILEELLRHKKIQQFAASSEKQPHQIMLFDEAELEVEIDELRDDLADEAEEEAPRRSRKRRQRGFCDKLLRERIELTLSDEEKAGASKAFFTKVKEELEFIPAQLKVLEYWQEKAVFEQEGEERMVAAARPAHPLGKCIATPSLLAYLITSKYADGLPLYRQEQMLKRLGHEVSRTSMAHWIIRLDNVFQPLINLMRETQNSSDYLQADETRIQVLKEDGKTAQSDKWMWVTRGGPPGKPSVLFEYDPSRGGKVPVRLLDDFQGILQADGYSGYGKVCRDNNLSRIGCWDHARRKFVEASRAAPAKGKKGQPSKADVALSHIRKLYAVEKAAQALSDAERYRVRQEKSLPLLNAFKAWLEKNAPKVMKGMLTRKAIDYTLNQWDTLVGYCERGDLQISNVLAENAIRPFAVGRKAWLFADTPQGAKASATCYSLIETAKANGLEPSAYIHHVLTHIADAVTLEQLETLLPWNATLPASKKVAQYG
- the ilvY gene encoding HTH-type transcriptional activator IlvY; translated protein: MDLRPLRHFLALAETLHFGRASDACHVSPSTLSRSLRQLETRLGVRLIERDNRTAYLTREGRLFQQYARDALEQWAALRQTLMEEAGELAGEISIYCSVTASYSFLYELLSEFRLRHPRIELKLHTGDPADAIARILGGDEDMAISARPETLPAPLAFKPIATSPLVFIAPREATDWLPAEIQPPLAAAWADTPMILSESGLARERTDAWFRSLGIKPRIYAQVAGNEAIVSMVGLGFGVGVVPQIVLDNSPLADRVRTLDVSPRLAPYDVGLCVLDKKLRTPLIHALWTQVADAPRQADA